From Arthrobacter sp. FW306-2-2C-D06B, a single genomic window includes:
- a CDS encoding extracellular solute-binding protein, whose amino-acid sequence MKHGKISSRVLSLTAIAVIGAGLAACGGGASSGTASGANSATTAKGPIKIWYSNNEFEVKWGKDMVASWNAAHPDQQVDAQEIPAGKSSEEVIGAAITAGNAPCLVFNTAPVAVPQFQKQGGLVPLDSFPDGAQYIKDRTGDLANQYKSSDGKMYQLPWKSNPVVLFYNKDVFAKAGLDPANPKLATQSEFLDTARTLVKSGAVANAVWPSPTSDFYQPWFDFYPFYAASSGGTTLLKDGKSTFDSDQGKQVATMFQTLYKENLASKEAYKGDSFADGKAGMSLAGPWAVAAYKGKVNWGTVPVPGTQAQTNGSTFSDAKNIAMYSSCKNQGTAWEVMKFATSKEQDGKLLSGTGQMPMRKDLATTYADYFSQNPAYKTFADEAARTVEVPNVSNSVQIWQTFRDAWSKSVIFGNQSIDDAFKGASDKINQLAAQK is encoded by the coding sequence ATGAAGCACGGAAAAATTAGTTCGAGAGTCCTCTCCCTTACCGCTATTGCCGTTATCGGAGCCGGCCTGGCCGCATGCGGTGGAGGCGCCTCCAGCGGCACAGCTTCTGGAGCGAACTCTGCCACCACAGCCAAGGGTCCCATCAAGATCTGGTACTCCAACAACGAGTTCGAGGTGAAATGGGGCAAGGACATGGTGGCCTCATGGAACGCTGCCCACCCGGACCAGCAAGTCGATGCACAGGAAATCCCGGCAGGCAAGAGCTCCGAAGAGGTTATCGGGGCAGCAATTACCGCCGGTAACGCCCCCTGCCTGGTCTTCAACACGGCTCCCGTGGCGGTTCCGCAGTTCCAGAAGCAGGGTGGCCTGGTCCCGCTGGACTCCTTCCCGGACGGCGCCCAGTACATCAAGGACCGCACCGGCGATCTCGCCAATCAGTACAAGTCCTCCGACGGCAAGATGTACCAGCTTCCGTGGAAGTCCAACCCGGTGGTCCTCTTCTACAACAAGGACGTCTTCGCGAAGGCCGGACTGGACCCGGCAAACCCCAAGCTTGCCACCCAGTCTGAGTTCCTGGATACTGCCCGCACCCTCGTGAAGTCCGGCGCGGTTGCCAACGCCGTGTGGCCTTCGCCCACGAGCGACTTCTACCAGCCCTGGTTCGACTTCTACCCGTTCTATGCAGCCAGTTCAGGTGGCACCACCCTGCTCAAGGATGGCAAGTCCACCTTTGACAGCGATCAAGGCAAGCAGGTCGCCACGATGTTCCAGACCCTCTACAAGGAGAACCTGGCATCCAAGGAAGCGTACAAGGGGGACTCCTTCGCCGACGGCAAGGCCGGCATGTCCCTCGCAGGCCCTTGGGCCGTCGCCGCTTACAAGGGCAAGGTGAACTGGGGCACGGTCCCGGTCCCGGGTACCCAAGCCCAGACCAACGGCTCCACCTTCTCCGACGCCAAGAACATCGCCATGTACTCCTCGTGCAAGAACCAGGGCACCGCGTGGGAGGTCATGAAGTTCGCCACCAGCAAGGAACAAGACGGCAAACTCCTCTCCGGTACCGGCCAGATGCCGATGCGCAAGGATTTGGCCACCACGTACGCGGACTACTTCAGCCAGAACCCGGCCTACAAGACCTTCGCCGACGAAGCCGCACGCACCGTGGAAGTCCCCAACGTGTCCAACTCAGTCCAGATCTGGCAGACCTTCCGTGATGCTTGGAGCAAGTCCGTGATCTTCGGCAACCAGAGCATCGACGACGCTTTCAAGGGTGCTTCTGACAAGATCAACCAACTGGCAGCCCAGAAGTAG
- a CDS encoding RpiB/LacA/LacB family sugar-phosphate isomerase yields the protein MTTKGFRLILGADEAGVDYKDRIMADLRDDPRVSEIIDIGVNRGDSPEDFTTPYPYVGIKAGELIRDGRADRAILFCGTGIGVAIAANKVDGIRATTAHDSFSVERSILSNDCQVLTMGQRVVGVELASRLAREWLGYAFDPASASADKVKVLTDFEGC from the coding sequence ATGACTACGAAAGGTTTCCGACTCATCCTGGGCGCCGATGAAGCAGGCGTGGACTACAAAGACCGGATCATGGCGGACTTGCGGGACGATCCCCGGGTCAGCGAAATCATCGATATCGGCGTCAACCGCGGCGACTCCCCGGAGGACTTCACCACGCCCTATCCGTACGTCGGGATCAAGGCGGGCGAACTCATCCGGGACGGCCGTGCTGACCGGGCGATCCTGTTCTGCGGCACGGGAATCGGCGTGGCCATCGCGGCGAACAAGGTGGACGGCATCCGCGCCACCACGGCCCACGATTCCTTCTCGGTGGAGCGATCCATCCTGTCCAACGATTGCCAGGTACTCACCATGGGCCAGCGCGTCGTCGGGGTGGAACTGGCCAGCAGGTTGGCACGGGAATGGCTCGGCTACGCCTTCGATCCGGCCTCCGCGTCGGCCGACAAGGTCAAGGTGCTCACGGATTTCGAGGGCTGCTGA
- a CDS encoding dihydroxyacetone kinase family protein, translating to MTKIFNDPADFADEALAGFCDLHSGLVRQVPGGAVRRHRPEQPKVAVLAGGGSGHYPAFAGLIGAGFADGAVVGNIFTSPSAQQAYSVAKAADSGAGVVFTYGNYAGDVLNFGMASERLAAEGIAVENVLVTDDIASAPPSESAKRRGIAGDFTVFKVMGAAAEAGVGLADVVRLGRKANSLTRTIGSAFHGCTFPGAEAPLFTLKDKQMGLGLGIHGEPGLFDTDLPPAKELGQELVARLLAETPHGAGNRIAVILNGLGSTKHEELFVLWLTVAPLLRAAGYILVLPEVGELVTSLDMSGVSLTITWLDEELEPLWTAPAETPAYRRGNAALAGGLFAEEAYDGGPVATEFAATLDSRNYAANCATALEAARKALHDAESHLGDMDAVAGDGDHGRGMVRGIDAASAAAAKALADGAGAGDMLAAAGDAWADKAGGTSGVLWGAGLRAFGESLGNDEAPEPAELAAAVTAFAARITDLGKAEIGDKTMVDALLPFAETFSKRVSEGVLPDVAWAEAAAAATSAAQATASLRPLKGRARPLAEKSVGTADPGATSLAMIFTVMGPHLVSAGKVAA from the coding sequence ATGACCAAAATCTTCAACGATCCCGCCGATTTCGCGGACGAAGCCCTCGCCGGCTTCTGCGACCTCCACTCTGGCCTGGTACGCCAGGTTCCCGGCGGCGCAGTGCGCCGCCACCGCCCCGAGCAGCCCAAGGTCGCGGTCCTGGCCGGCGGCGGATCCGGGCACTACCCGGCATTCGCCGGACTCATCGGCGCGGGATTTGCCGACGGCGCCGTCGTGGGCAACATCTTCACCTCGCCGTCCGCCCAACAGGCCTACTCCGTGGCCAAGGCCGCGGACTCCGGCGCCGGAGTGGTGTTCACTTACGGCAACTACGCCGGGGACGTCCTGAACTTCGGCATGGCGAGCGAGCGCTTGGCTGCGGAAGGCATCGCCGTGGAAAACGTCCTGGTGACGGACGACATCGCGAGCGCGCCGCCGTCGGAATCTGCCAAACGCCGTGGCATCGCGGGCGACTTCACGGTCTTCAAGGTCATGGGCGCCGCCGCCGAAGCGGGAGTCGGGCTGGCCGACGTCGTGCGCTTGGGCCGGAAGGCCAATAGCCTGACCCGTACCATCGGCAGTGCCTTCCACGGCTGCACCTTCCCCGGCGCCGAAGCGCCGCTGTTCACGCTCAAGGACAAGCAGATGGGACTCGGCTTGGGCATCCACGGCGAGCCAGGATTGTTCGACACCGATCTTCCGCCGGCCAAGGAACTCGGCCAGGAGCTCGTTGCGCGGCTGTTGGCGGAGACTCCGCACGGAGCGGGCAACCGCATCGCGGTCATCCTCAACGGACTCGGCTCCACCAAGCACGAAGAACTCTTCGTCCTGTGGCTAACCGTGGCTCCGTTGCTGCGCGCAGCCGGGTACATTTTGGTCCTGCCGGAGGTCGGCGAACTGGTCACCAGTCTGGACATGTCCGGCGTCTCCCTCACCATCACCTGGCTCGACGAGGAACTCGAACCGCTTTGGACGGCGCCGGCCGAAACGCCCGCTTACCGGCGCGGCAACGCGGCGCTTGCTGGCGGTTTGTTTGCCGAGGAAGCGTACGACGGCGGCCCAGTCGCCACGGAGTTTGCGGCCACCCTCGACTCGCGCAACTACGCCGCGAACTGCGCTACCGCGCTCGAGGCGGCCCGGAAAGCACTGCACGACGCCGAATCTCACCTTGGCGACATGGACGCGGTAGCGGGCGACGGCGATCACGGCCGCGGGATGGTCCGCGGAATCGACGCCGCCTCTGCCGCAGCCGCGAAGGCCTTGGCCGATGGTGCCGGAGCCGGCGATATGTTGGCAGCCGCAGGCGACGCCTGGGCGGACAAGGCCGGCGGAACGTCGGGCGTCCTGTGGGGCGCGGGCCTCCGGGCATTCGGCGAGTCCCTCGGCAATGACGAGGCGCCGGAACCGGCTGAACTTGCCGCGGCCGTGACGGCGTTCGCTGCACGGATCACTGATCTGGGCAAGGCCGAGATCGGCGACAAGACCATGGTGGATGCCCTGCTCCCCTTCGCCGAAACCTTCAGCAAGCGCGTCTCCGAGGGTGTCCTTCCGGATGTTGCCTGGGCCGAAGCCGCGGCGGCGGCCACCTCGGCCGCGCAAGCCACGGCTTCTCTCCGTCCGCTCAAAGGACGGGCCCGGCCGCTCGCCGAGAAGAGCGTGGGCACAGCCGACCCCGGAGCCACATCGCTGGCAATGATCTTCACAGTCATGGGCCCGCATCTTGTGAGTGCCGGGAAGGTCGCAGCATGA
- a CDS encoding carbohydrate ABC transporter permease, with the protein MSLRSAGGPATGDTAGRTVDQRQAPRKRKNFLGRQPLGLLFSAPYVIFVLGVLAYPLGYAVYISFHRFFFTAPGVEVDRPFVGLDNYINVLSDPEVQRSFANIGIFLIINVPLTVGLSLVLANALNRVTRLKTFFRVSYYVPYVTASVAVVGVWLFLFQQNGLVNAILGPLAPNPSWLTNSWLAMPTVALYVTWKQLGFFILLYLAALQNIPDELYESASVDGGNKWVQFWNITVPGVRSASVLVTLLATITGANLFTEPYLLTGGGGPDGASTSPVFLMYQKGILQGNPDVAAALGVVLVIGVLLIALIQKRLVGGKED; encoded by the coding sequence ATGTCACTTCGCTCAGCTGGGGGTCCCGCTACGGGAGACACTGCCGGGCGGACCGTGGACCAGCGGCAGGCGCCCAGGAAACGCAAGAACTTCCTGGGCCGCCAGCCGCTGGGACTGCTGTTCAGCGCCCCCTACGTCATCTTCGTCCTTGGAGTGTTGGCATATCCCCTGGGGTACGCCGTCTACATCTCCTTCCACCGGTTCTTCTTCACCGCTCCGGGCGTCGAGGTTGACCGTCCCTTCGTGGGGTTGGACAACTACATCAACGTCTTGTCCGATCCTGAGGTACAGCGTTCCTTCGCCAATATCGGCATCTTCCTGATCATCAACGTGCCGCTGACCGTGGGCCTGTCCCTGGTCCTGGCCAACGCTTTGAACCGCGTGACGCGGCTCAAGACCTTCTTCCGGGTCAGTTACTACGTCCCGTACGTCACGGCGAGCGTCGCCGTCGTCGGGGTCTGGCTGTTCCTGTTCCAGCAGAACGGGCTGGTCAACGCCATTCTGGGGCCGCTGGCCCCGAACCCCTCGTGGTTGACGAATTCCTGGCTGGCAATGCCAACGGTTGCTTTGTACGTGACGTGGAAGCAGTTGGGATTCTTCATCCTGCTGTACCTGGCCGCGCTCCAGAACATCCCGGACGAGCTCTACGAGTCCGCCTCGGTGGACGGCGGGAACAAATGGGTCCAGTTCTGGAACATCACCGTTCCGGGAGTGCGCTCGGCCAGCGTGCTGGTGACCCTGCTCGCCACCATCACCGGAGCGAACCTGTTCACCGAGCCCTATCTGCTCACTGGCGGAGGCGGCCCGGACGGAGCCTCGACGTCGCCCGTGTTCCTGATGTACCAGAAGGGAATCCTGCAGGGGAATCCCGATGTGGCAGCAGCGCTGGGTGTGGTGCTGGTGATCGGCGTGTTGCTGATCGCCCTGATCCAGAAACGCCTCGTAGGCGGGAAGGAGGACTGA
- a CDS encoding LacI family DNA-binding transcriptional regulator → MTVTINDVAQAAGVSKGAVSYALNGQPGVSDDTRERILRVARELGWKPNLRAKSLSSAKAFAVGLVVARDPRLLGTDPFFPAFIAGIETTLVEHEYVLVLTVAASADAEELGYRKLAADSRVDGVILTDMRVDDSRIALLKSLKIPAVTLNRPETPSPFPAVCMDDTEGIAAAVEHLVSLGHTRIGHVGGPQSYIHGRSRRLAWQNAMSKAGLEAGSFIEADFTAAGGLAATAELLRSTQRPTAIIYANDLMATAGQSYAQSLGLAVPGDLSITGYDDTELARYLNPPLTTVPADPLLWGRVAAQQLLSLLGGAPAEDVYLPSPKLVVRASTGPAPGTPDN, encoded by the coding sequence ATGACAGTGACCATCAACGACGTTGCGCAGGCAGCCGGCGTGAGCAAGGGTGCCGTCTCGTACGCGTTGAATGGGCAGCCCGGCGTCAGTGATGACACCCGGGAGCGCATTCTCAGGGTAGCCAGGGAACTGGGGTGGAAGCCGAATCTTCGCGCCAAGAGCCTGTCTTCGGCCAAGGCCTTCGCCGTCGGGTTGGTTGTGGCAAGGGACCCCCGGCTTTTGGGCACGGACCCTTTCTTCCCCGCGTTCATCGCCGGGATCGAGACCACGTTGGTTGAGCACGAATACGTCTTGGTCCTCACAGTCGCCGCCAGCGCCGACGCCGAGGAACTGGGCTATCGGAAGCTGGCCGCCGATAGCCGCGTGGACGGAGTCATCCTTACGGACATGAGGGTTGACGACTCCCGGATCGCTTTGTTGAAGAGCCTCAAGATTCCGGCCGTCACCCTTAATCGGCCCGAAACCCCCTCGCCGTTCCCTGCTGTCTGCATGGACGATACCGAAGGCATCGCGGCCGCCGTCGAACACCTCGTTTCGCTGGGACACACCAGAATCGGGCACGTGGGCGGACCGCAGAGTTACATTCACGGCCGAAGCCGGCGCTTGGCTTGGCAAAATGCCATGTCGAAAGCGGGGCTCGAGGCCGGTTCCTTCATTGAGGCGGACTTCACGGCAGCCGGCGGATTGGCGGCTACTGCGGAACTGCTTCGCTCGACCCAGCGGCCCACAGCGATCATCTACGCGAACGACCTCATGGCCACTGCCGGACAGTCCTACGCCCAGTCCCTCGGGCTGGCTGTTCCGGGTGATTTATCCATCACGGGCTACGACGACACCGAGCTCGCCAGGTACCTCAACCCTCCGTTGACCACTGTCCCAGCCGATCCGTTGCTCTGGGGCCGTGTTGCCGCGCAGCAGTTACTGAGCCTCCTCGGCGGAGCTCCTGCGGAAGACGTCTATCTGCCCTCCCCGAAGCTGGTAGTCCGCGCCTCCACCGGACCTGCCCCCGGCACGCCGGATAACTAA
- a CDS encoding SDR family NAD(P)-dependent oxidoreductase, with translation MTTTIQRTAVLTGATSDRGIGITTARRYASNGWAVVILDLDGEKSAKVAAEIGNQFNVPAFGYEIDVANEASVNAAYKAVAAEISAGNLPAVGALANIAGITSPVPFLETTLELWHKIMDVNATGTYLVTKAFLPDMIASGWGRIVNMSSVSAQRGGGVFGKVPYSAAKAAILGFTKALAREIGATGVTVNAITPGAVDTNIRVGSTDEQEAAINAGIPLGRNATTEEIAAVITFLSSEESAYLTGTTIDINGGSHIH, from the coding sequence ATGACCACCACCATCCAGCGAACCGCCGTCCTGACCGGGGCAACCTCGGACCGGGGCATCGGCATCACCACCGCACGCCGCTACGCCAGTAACGGCTGGGCAGTGGTGATCCTGGACCTCGACGGCGAGAAGTCCGCCAAGGTCGCAGCGGAAATCGGCAACCAGTTCAACGTCCCTGCGTTCGGGTACGAGATCGACGTCGCCAACGAAGCTTCCGTCAACGCGGCGTACAAGGCAGTCGCCGCCGAGATCAGCGCAGGCAACCTCCCCGCCGTCGGCGCGCTCGCCAACATCGCGGGCATCACCTCCCCTGTGCCGTTCCTCGAAACCACGCTCGAACTCTGGCACAAGATCATGGACGTGAACGCTACCGGCACCTACCTGGTGACCAAGGCTTTCCTGCCTGACATGATCGCCAGCGGCTGGGGCCGCATCGTCAACATGTCCTCCGTCTCCGCCCAGCGCGGCGGCGGCGTCTTCGGCAAGGTCCCCTACTCCGCCGCAAAGGCAGCCATCCTCGGCTTCACCAAGGCATTGGCGCGCGAAATCGGCGCAACCGGCGTCACCGTGAACGCCATCACTCCGGGCGCCGTGGACACGAACATCCGCGTCGGCAGCACCGACGAGCAGGAAGCCGCCATCAACGCTGGGATCCCGCTGGGCCGCAACGCCACCACCGAGGAAATCGCCGCCGTCATCACGTTCCTGTCGTCCGAGGAATCCGCCTACCTCACCGGCACCACCATCGACATCAACGGTGGAAGCCACATCCACTAG
- a CDS encoding sugar phosphate isomerase/epimerase family protein, translating into MFNSRLGCSSISFRHQDLPTALRTINGLGFEEIDLGALPGVCDHVPYELDSDAVAAVAAEVAASGLRVRSVNGDIGDLNAVLDAGQRVARQSHLDALLTLTANTGAKALVLPCGALSHDPVRSLDEDLDTIAAQLIGAGQRAAEFGVELWTESLHFLRFCWNLGRADQLAARLAGSGVGIVMDFSHIVAAGEDPLEYIERHQGRIAHVHLRDAVPGNINLSIGNGQADFAAGLSSLAATGYSGHFSLELETRDVTHDERPAAAAKAASFITDLI; encoded by the coding sequence ATGTTCAACTCCCGACTCGGTTGCTCGTCCATCAGCTTCCGGCACCAGGATCTACCCACGGCATTGCGCACCATCAATGGCCTGGGCTTTGAGGAAATCGACCTCGGCGCACTGCCGGGCGTCTGCGATCACGTCCCCTATGAGCTTGATTCCGACGCCGTCGCGGCCGTGGCTGCGGAGGTTGCCGCCTCGGGGTTGCGGGTCCGCTCGGTCAACGGCGATATAGGCGACCTCAATGCAGTGCTCGACGCCGGCCAGCGCGTCGCCCGCCAAAGTCACCTTGATGCGCTCCTCACCCTCACCGCCAACACCGGCGCGAAGGCCCTGGTCCTCCCCTGCGGCGCCTTGTCACACGATCCTGTCCGGAGCCTCGACGAGGACCTGGACACCATCGCAGCCCAACTCATTGGTGCCGGACAGCGCGCGGCGGAGTTCGGCGTCGAACTCTGGACCGAATCCCTGCACTTCCTCCGGTTCTGCTGGAACCTCGGCCGCGCGGACCAGCTGGCCGCGCGGCTGGCGGGCTCCGGCGTCGGGATTGTCATGGACTTCAGCCACATCGTCGCCGCGGGCGAAGACCCGCTCGAGTACATCGAACGCCATCAGGGCCGGATAGCACATGTCCACCTGCGGGACGCGGTACCGGGCAACATCAACCTCAGCATCGGAAACGGCCAGGCTGACTTCGCCGCCGGACTCAGCTCGCTGGCAGCCACCGGCTACAGCGGCCATTTCTCGCTCGAGCTCGAAACCCGCGATGTCACCCACGACGAACGCCCGGCAGCGGCCGCCAAAGCCGCCAGCTTCATCACAGACCTCATCTGA
- a CDS encoding type 1 glutamine amidotransferase domain-containing protein, which yields MKKILMVLTSVSELGDTGKKTGYNVAEAAHPWKVFKDSGHFVDFASIKGGQPPQDEVDPQDPIQVAFTTDETTRAGLYNTARVDVVDPGQYDAVFLVGGHGTMWDFPDSEGLQNLVASVYDAGGVVGAVCHGPAGLVNVDLADGFRLIGGREVAAFTNDEEVAAGMDKVIPFFLADRLKEQGAIHVFADVFAEKVAVSERLVTGQNPASAAGVAKEMEKLLAVVIRQEKAEEQHEAEALRAEKDAKKAAAADTEQ from the coding sequence ATGAAGAAAATCCTCATGGTACTGACCAGCGTTTCCGAGCTCGGCGATACAGGAAAGAAGACCGGCTACAACGTGGCCGAGGCCGCACATCCCTGGAAAGTCTTCAAGGATTCCGGACACTTCGTCGACTTCGCATCCATCAAGGGCGGCCAGCCGCCGCAGGATGAAGTGGACCCGCAGGATCCCATCCAGGTCGCCTTCACGACAGACGAGACTACGCGCGCCGGTCTCTACAACACGGCCCGCGTGGACGTCGTTGATCCGGGACAGTACGACGCAGTCTTCCTCGTGGGAGGCCACGGCACAATGTGGGACTTCCCGGACAGCGAAGGCCTGCAGAACCTGGTTGCGAGCGTCTACGACGCCGGTGGTGTGGTTGGCGCCGTCTGCCACGGACCGGCGGGTTTGGTGAACGTGGACCTGGCCGACGGGTTCCGGCTCATCGGCGGCCGGGAAGTGGCGGCCTTCACCAACGACGAAGAAGTTGCCGCAGGCATGGACAAGGTCATCCCGTTCTTCCTGGCCGACCGGCTCAAGGAACAGGGCGCGATCCACGTGTTCGCCGATGTCTTCGCAGAGAAGGTCGCTGTCTCCGAGCGGTTGGTGACCGGGCAGAACCCTGCCTCTGCCGCTGGTGTTGCGAAAGAGATGGAGAAGCTCCTGGCGGTGGTCATCCGCCAGGAAAAGGCCGAGGAACAGCACGAGGCCGAGGCCCTTCGCGCAGAGAAGGACGCCAAAAAGGCCGCTGCGGCAGACACAGAGCAGTAA
- a CDS encoding carbohydrate ABC transporter permease: protein MFIGSLQSNPDTSVGGAFPSPANITGENYSNINNSIDLLKGLVNSGVFTGGVIFFTVVFGLLVGYALAQMQFRGKGFVFGMMLLVQMIPFQLLLIPLYVMIVRDYGLADTYLGMILPFAINSTAVFVFRQYFMQLPSTLFEAARIDGASELRILWQIAIPLVRPAIVTAVLLTFIGPWNEFLWPFLVTKDQAIQPLAVSLANYISNIAATASNPFGAILAGACVLAAPAVALFIFFQRQFISTNIGSSVKG from the coding sequence ATGTTCATCGGCTCGCTGCAGAGCAATCCGGACACTTCCGTGGGCGGAGCGTTCCCTAGCCCGGCAAACATCACCGGCGAGAACTACAGCAACATCAACAACTCGATCGACCTGCTGAAAGGCCTGGTCAACTCGGGTGTTTTCACCGGCGGCGTCATCTTCTTCACAGTGGTGTTCGGGCTCCTGGTGGGCTATGCGCTCGCCCAGATGCAATTCCGCGGTAAAGGGTTTGTCTTCGGGATGATGCTGCTGGTGCAGATGATTCCGTTCCAGCTCCTCCTCATCCCGCTGTACGTCATGATCGTGCGGGACTACGGACTCGCGGACACGTACCTGGGCATGATCCTGCCGTTCGCGATCAATTCCACCGCAGTGTTCGTCTTCCGTCAGTACTTCATGCAGCTGCCCTCCACCTTGTTCGAGGCCGCCCGCATCGACGGAGCCAGCGAACTGAGGATCCTCTGGCAGATCGCGATCCCCTTGGTCCGGCCCGCCATTGTCACGGCAGTCCTGCTGACTTTCATCGGCCCGTGGAATGAGTTCCTGTGGCCGTTCCTCGTCACCAAGGACCAAGCCATCCAGCCGCTCGCCGTCTCACTGGCGAACTACATCTCGAACATCGCCGCCACGGCATCCAACCCGTTCGGCGCCATCCTTGCCGGTGCCTGCGTTCTCGCGGCCCCCGCCGTCGCGCTGTTCATCTTCTTCCAGCGCCAATTCATTTCCACCAATATCGGATCAAGCGTAAAGGGCTAA
- a CDS encoding MFS transporter: protein MSKEALTMRGPVHGTKDARRVAIGSGVGAVIETYDFIGFGTAAALYFGTAFFPTGDPVTGTLAAFATLGVGFAARPIGGIIGGHLGDKLGRKPVLVASLILMGVATFLIGLLPTYSQVGLLAPALLVFVRIVQGLAFGAEWGGAILMSYEHAPWKKKGKYTGIVQAGFPVGLLLANLTFLVSVQLGGELAWRIPFLASIVLVVVGLIIRSKVPESPVFDEVKESGAIVKSPIVEVLKTDWRNIVKGIGLRIAETAGYAVSITYMISYLNSQHLADKTQTLVALCIASAIGIFATQAWARLTDRIGRRPVYIWSCAFAVLFAIPMFLLVNTGLFIFIIATIAVSYGVCQNSLAGAQGAWFPELFQAKTRASGASLAYQISATISGFTPFITTLLFVAIGWMGPALLFGLYAAIGLWAALATRETWGKRERELADEATKSTPQSVNV from the coding sequence ATGAGCAAAGAAGCTCTGACCATGCGCGGTCCGGTCCACGGCACCAAGGACGCCAGGCGCGTCGCCATCGGCTCCGGCGTGGGCGCAGTCATCGAAACCTATGACTTCATCGGCTTCGGCACCGCGGCTGCCCTGTATTTCGGAACGGCCTTCTTCCCGACGGGCGATCCCGTGACCGGAACCCTCGCCGCTTTCGCGACCCTCGGCGTCGGCTTCGCTGCCCGGCCTATCGGCGGCATCATCGGCGGCCACCTGGGCGACAAGCTGGGACGCAAGCCCGTCCTCGTGGCCTCGTTGATCCTGATGGGTGTGGCTACGTTCCTGATCGGCCTTCTTCCCACCTACAGCCAAGTGGGCCTCCTGGCGCCCGCGCTCCTCGTATTCGTCCGCATCGTCCAAGGCCTGGCCTTCGGGGCCGAGTGGGGCGGCGCCATCCTGATGAGCTATGAGCACGCTCCGTGGAAGAAGAAGGGAAAGTACACGGGCATCGTCCAGGCCGGATTCCCCGTGGGACTCCTGCTGGCCAACCTGACGTTCCTTGTCAGCGTCCAGCTTGGCGGCGAACTCGCCTGGCGCATTCCGTTCCTCGCCAGCATCGTGTTGGTTGTCGTCGGCTTGATCATCCGCTCCAAGGTCCCGGAATCCCCGGTCTTCGACGAGGTCAAGGAGAGCGGCGCAATCGTGAAGTCGCCCATCGTCGAGGTCCTGAAGACCGACTGGCGCAACATCGTCAAGGGAATCGGCCTCCGCATTGCCGAGACCGCAGGCTACGCCGTCTCCATCACGTACATGATCTCCTACCTGAACAGCCAGCACTTGGCGGATAAGACCCAGACCCTGGTGGCCCTCTGCATCGCTTCGGCCATCGGCATCTTCGCAACCCAGGCCTGGGCACGGCTGACGGACCGGATCGGACGGCGTCCCGTCTACATCTGGTCCTGCGCCTTTGCAGTGCTCTTTGCCATCCCGATGTTCCTGCTGGTCAACACCGGTTTGTTCATCTTCATCATTGCCACGATCGCCGTCTCCTACGGCGTCTGCCAGAACTCGCTTGCCGGCGCCCAGGGCGCCTGGTTCCCCGAGCTGTTCCAGGCGAAAACCCGCGCTTCGGGAGCTTCACTGGCCTATCAGATCTCGGCCACGATCTCGGGCTTCACCCCCTTCATCACCACCCTGCTCTTCGTCGCCATCGGATGGATGGGCCCGGCATTGCTCTTCGGCCTGTACGCGGCCATCGGTCTTTGGGCGGCTTTGGCTACCCGAGAAACCTGGGGCAAGCGGGAACGCGAGTTGGCCGATGAGGCCACCAAAAGCACCCCCCAGTCGGTGAATGTCTAA